One region of Syntrophobacter fumaroxidans MPOB genomic DNA includes:
- a CDS encoding amino acid ABC transporter ATP-binding protein encodes MQTENDPILLVENVRKSYGNRDILRGVSLAIRKGELKVLIGPSGAGKSTLLQCINFLVVPDQGQVWLEGRKVNFSRKRELYAYRQQVGMIFQDFNLFDHLTALDNVGIGLVHVKGMSKKAAGERAMAEIERVGLKAHAGHYPAQLSGGQKQRISIARALAMDPKVMLLDEPTSALDPELIGEVLAVIRDLVANGMTMLMATHQIGFSRAMADEIIFMENGEILEQGPPGKIFSSPECDRTREFCSKITELYGEAL; translated from the coding sequence ATGCAAACGGAAAACGATCCGATCCTCCTGGTTGAAAACGTCCGGAAATCCTACGGAAACCGGGACATTCTGAGAGGCGTCTCCCTTGCCATACGCAAAGGGGAACTGAAGGTGCTCATCGGCCCTTCCGGCGCGGGCAAGAGCACGCTGCTTCAATGCATCAATTTCCTGGTCGTGCCGGATCAAGGGCAGGTGTGGCTCGAAGGGCGGAAGGTGAATTTCTCGCGCAAACGCGAGCTTTACGCCTATCGGCAGCAGGTCGGAATGATCTTCCAGGATTTCAACCTGTTCGACCACCTGACGGCGCTGGACAACGTCGGGATCGGGCTGGTGCACGTCAAGGGGATGAGCAAGAAAGCCGCCGGCGAGAGAGCCATGGCCGAAATCGAACGCGTGGGTCTCAAGGCCCACGCCGGTCATTATCCCGCCCAGCTTTCCGGGGGGCAGAAGCAAAGGATATCCATCGCCAGGGCGCTTGCCATGGACCCGAAGGTGATGCTGCTCGACGAACCGACTTCGGCTCTCGACCCCGAGTTGATCGGAGAAGTGCTCGCGGTCATTAGAGACCTGGTCGCCAACGGCATGACCATGCTCATGGCAACCCATCAGATCGGGTTCTCGCGGGCGATGGCCGACGAAATCATTTTCATGGAGAACGGCGAGATCCTGGAACAGGGTCCGCCGGGCAAGATTTTCTCTTCACCGGAATGCGACAGGACCAGGGAATTCTGTTCGAAAATCACGGAACTTTACGGGGAGGCCCTCTGA
- a CDS encoding amino acid ABC transporter permease: protein MPEGLIAVINALPYMLEGSLVTVVVVVGAMALGLVLGIPFAVGQVYGGPGVRLAIAAYVWFFRGVPLLVLLFLFYFGLCSLLDLNLSAFTVAIIVLGSISSAYQSQIFRGAILSLPEGQLKAARALGMSDAKAVFFVILPQALRLSIPGWSNEYSIVLKDSAVTYALGVAEIMARTHFVATRTYQHLPLYMAAGAIYLLLTYAGVKGLRLLESKVRIKGYGR from the coding sequence ATGCCCGAAGGTTTGATTGCGGTCATAAATGCTCTGCCTTATATGCTCGAGGGTTCGCTGGTCACCGTGGTCGTGGTCGTCGGCGCGATGGCGCTGGGTCTCGTTCTGGGAATTCCTTTCGCCGTCGGCCAGGTATACGGCGGGCCCGGCGTGCGCCTCGCAATCGCAGCCTATGTCTGGTTCTTTCGCGGAGTTCCCCTGCTCGTTCTGCTCTTCCTGTTTTATTTCGGTCTCTGTTCGCTGCTCGATTTGAACCTGTCCGCTTTCACCGTCGCCATTATCGTTCTGGGCAGCATCAGTTCGGCCTATCAGTCCCAGATTTTTCGCGGCGCGATCCTGTCGCTCCCCGAAGGCCAGCTCAAGGCGGCAAGAGCCCTGGGAATGAGCGATGCGAAGGCGGTCTTTTTCGTGATTCTGCCCCAGGCGCTTCGACTGTCGATCCCGGGCTGGTCCAACGAGTACTCCATCGTTCTGAAGGATTCGGCCGTGACCTATGCTCTCGGAGTGGCCGAAATAATGGCCAGGACCCACTTCGTGGCCACCCGGACCTATCAGCACCTGCCGCTCTACATGGCCGCCGGCGCCATCTATCTTCTGTTGACTTATGCGGGCGTGAAAGGGCTGAGGCTCCTGGAATCCAAAGTGAGGATAAAGGGCTACGGCCGCTGA
- a CDS encoding ABC transporter substrate-binding protein has translation MGKKVLVCLVCALSMLLFGNAPSGMAQEKVYVNGIDANFPPFAFVDKTGKPDGFDVAALDWIAKEMGFKVTHKPMDWDGIIPSLNAKKIDIIASGMSITEARRKEVNFTEPYWKITQVLVAKKDSAATPETAMKDGQKIGVQRGTTEAKWIEENLIKAQGKKFELVYYDSAPLAVEDVVNGRIVAAAMDDAPAKDAEKKKPVKIIGSFGMPDETFGYAVRKEDTELLKKLNEGLKKLQASPEWDVLRKKYEL, from the coding sequence ATGGGAAAGAAGGTTCTGGTCTGTCTGGTCTGCGCCCTGTCCATGCTGTTGTTTGGAAATGCGCCATCGGGCATGGCCCAGGAGAAAGTCTACGTCAACGGCATCGACGCCAACTTTCCGCCTTTCGCCTTTGTGGATAAGACGGGCAAACCCGACGGTTTCGACGTGGCCGCCCTCGACTGGATCGCCAAGGAGATGGGATTCAAGGTCACTCACAAGCCTATGGACTGGGACGGGATCATCCCCAGCCTCAATGCAAAGAAGATCGACATCATCGCCTCGGGCATGAGCATCACGGAAGCGCGCAGGAAAGAGGTCAATTTCACCGAGCCTTACTGGAAGATCACCCAGGTGCTGGTGGCGAAGAAAGACTCCGCCGCGACACCCGAGACCGCCATGAAGGACGGGCAGAAGATCGGTGTGCAGCGCGGAACGACCGAAGCCAAGTGGATCGAGGAAAACCTGATCAAGGCCCAGGGCAAAAAATTCGAGCTGGTCTACTACGATTCCGCTCCCCTGGCGGTTGAAGACGTGGTCAACGGGCGCATCGTGGCCGCGGCCATGGATGACGCTCCGGCCAAAGACGCCGAGAAGAAGAAGCCCGTGAAAATCATCGGCTCCTTCGGCATGCCCGACGAGACGTTCGGTTACGCGGTTCGCAAGGAAGACACGGAACTGCTGAAGAAACTCAATGAAGGTCTGAAGAAGCTCCAGGCTTCTCCCGAGTGGGATGTGCTGAGGAAGAAGTACGAACTCTAG
- a CDS encoding Rid family detoxifying hydrolase: MSLRVIRTEHAPAAIGPYSQAIVAGGWLYVSGQLGLDPATGQLAAGGFAAQARQAVENLRHIIEAAGYRLADVVAVDAYLTDIAEFAAFNALYEGVFTAHKPARAVVEVKGLPRGALVEIKCTAYHTE; the protein is encoded by the coding sequence ATGAGCTTGAGAGTGATTCGGACGGAACACGCCCCGGCAGCTATCGGACCTTATTCGCAAGCGATTGTGGCAGGCGGCTGGCTGTATGTCAGCGGCCAACTCGGGCTCGATCCCGCGACCGGGCAACTGGCGGCGGGAGGGTTCGCCGCCCAGGCCCGGCAGGCCGTCGAAAACCTGCGGCACATCATCGAAGCGGCCGGATACCGTCTTGCGGATGTGGTCGCCGTGGACGCGTATCTCACGGATATTGCCGAATTCGCCGCTTTCAACGCGCTGTACGAAGGGGTCTTTACGGCGCACAAGCCGGCGCGCGCGGTGGTGGAAGTCAAAGGCCTTCCCCGGGGCGCCCTCGTGGAAATCAAGTGCACCGCCTATCATACCGAGTGA
- a CDS encoding glycosyltransferase family protein encodes MSAVKPLKILIYSHDTYGLGHIRRCLAIARSLRNCPANVLILTGSILAGRFKIPSRIDFVRIPGMIKVTNEEYMPLSMKLDAAEVLEIRKRIILATAMAFQPDFFIVDKAPLGLKKEVVDTLHWLKTDCPSCTSILGLRDIMDSATSTIEDWTEKGIYDAMEALYDEVWVYGCREYYDPVKEYEIPEPVARKIHFTGYIPRQIPTRDKIMATRQSLGIGPKEKLIVVTTGGGGDGHPVVHTFLSAFENERGGVPPRTRVVIVTGPFVSSADYQDVVRRCEALGFTSLKFHRSMERLIGAAQVVVSMGGYNTVCEIASQKKPLLIVPRAVPREEQLIRAQVLCGLGFCDYLDPRELNPQSLRDKILNLLNGGATCHQAGDLPFTALDVIRKRISEDRKGNRE; translated from the coding sequence TTGAGCGCAGTCAAGCCACTGAAAATCCTGATTTACTCCCACGATACATATGGCCTCGGGCACATCCGCAGATGTCTCGCCATTGCCCGCAGCCTTCGTAACTGCCCGGCGAACGTCCTCATCCTGACGGGTTCCATCCTTGCCGGTCGGTTCAAGATTCCAAGCCGCATCGACTTCGTGCGGATTCCCGGCATGATCAAGGTGACCAACGAGGAGTACATGCCGCTTTCCATGAAACTGGATGCCGCGGAAGTGCTCGAGATCAGAAAGCGGATCATCCTTGCCACCGCCATGGCCTTCCAACCGGATTTCTTCATTGTCGACAAGGCTCCGCTCGGTTTGAAAAAGGAAGTCGTGGACACCCTCCACTGGCTGAAGACGGACTGTCCCTCCTGCACCTCCATCCTCGGGTTGCGGGACATCATGGACAGCGCCACGTCCACCATCGAGGACTGGACGGAAAAGGGAATATACGATGCCATGGAAGCGCTCTACGACGAGGTTTGGGTGTATGGCTGCCGTGAATACTACGACCCCGTCAAGGAGTACGAGATCCCGGAGCCTGTGGCCCGGAAGATCCATTTCACCGGGTATATTCCCAGGCAGATCCCGACCAGGGACAAGATTATGGCCACGAGGCAATCCCTGGGAATCGGCCCCAAGGAAAAGCTGATCGTGGTGACGACCGGAGGCGGGGGAGACGGGCATCCGGTGGTGCATACGTTCCTTTCGGCATTTGAGAATGAAAGGGGTGGCGTCCCGCCGCGCACTCGAGTGGTCATCGTGACGGGCCCCTTCGTTTCCTCGGCGGATTACCAGGACGTTGTGAGGCGGTGCGAGGCCCTCGGGTTCACCTCCTTGAAATTCCACCGCTCCATGGAACGGCTGATCGGCGCCGCCCAGGTTGTGGTCAGCATGGGGGGGTACAATACGGTATGTGAAATCGCGAGCCAGAAGAAACCGCTGCTGATCGTGCCCAGGGCGGTGCCTCGCGAGGAGCAGTTGATCAGGGCCCAGGTGCTGTGCGGCCTGGGGTTCTGCGACTACCTGGACCCGCGGGAACTGAACCCGCAATCCCTCCGCGACAAGATCCTCAATTTGCTCAACGGCGGCGCAACATGCCACCAGGCGGGGGATCTGCCCTTCACCGCCCTGGATGTCATCCGCAAGCGCATTTCGGAGGACAGAAAAGGGAATCGGGAGTGA
- a CDS encoding glycosyltransferase, whose product MSFGTNRLGMLLKGYPRISESFISTEILLLESLGVPIEIFSLRQPRETFCHDHVTKIAAPVTYLPEYVLPNLATLFRSNMRLWRTLGAHYPGCFRDALKRAYERRAVATVRHFLQAGHLATTRLAGSKVSHIHAHFCHTPASVAFFASGLTGLPFSFTAHAKDIYTSDPEQLSRKIRRARFVVTCTRYNAAHLAQIAGDAAIRTPIHTIYHGIDPELFAFGTEAPAGPPYEILSVGRMVPKKGYDDLLLALKILDGEGFDFRFTHIGSGEEKPRLKTLTRDLGLSPRVRMLGTLPHRDVIDRYRRAHCFALACKVAENGDRDGIPNVLIEAMAVGLPVVATAVSAIPELVENGKTGTLVESGNPAAMARALRRVLENPEQRMPSVTAARKRVEEDFDNRRCILKLHALFKRVLDAP is encoded by the coding sequence GTGAGCTTCGGAACCAACCGCCTGGGGATGCTCCTCAAGGGTTACCCGCGCATATCGGAATCCTTTATCAGCACGGAAATCCTCCTGCTCGAGTCGCTCGGCGTTCCCATCGAGATCTTTTCCCTGAGGCAACCCAGGGAAACCTTCTGCCACGATCATGTCACAAAGATCGCGGCTCCCGTGACTTATCTGCCCGAATACGTTCTGCCCAACCTGGCCACCCTGTTCCGCAGCAACATGAGGCTCTGGCGCACGCTCGGCGCTCACTACCCGGGATGTTTTCGGGATGCGCTCAAGCGGGCTTATGAACGCCGCGCCGTCGCCACGGTCAGGCATTTCCTGCAGGCCGGCCATCTTGCGACGACGCGGCTGGCGGGGTCGAAGGTCTCGCACATTCACGCCCACTTCTGCCACACGCCGGCGTCGGTGGCGTTTTTCGCCTCCGGGCTGACCGGTCTTCCCTTCAGCTTTACGGCGCACGCCAAGGACATCTACACGTCCGATCCCGAACAGCTTTCCCGAAAAATCCGCAGGGCCCGTTTCGTGGTCACCTGCACCCGATACAACGCCGCGCACCTGGCGCAAATCGCGGGCGATGCGGCGATCCGGACCCCCATCCACACGATCTATCACGGAATCGATCCGGAGCTTTTCGCGTTCGGAACCGAAGCTCCCGCCGGGCCTCCCTACGAGATCCTGTCGGTGGGGCGAATGGTGCCCAAGAAAGGGTATGACGACCTCCTTCTGGCATTGAAAATCCTTGACGGGGAGGGCTTCGATTTCCGGTTCACCCACATCGGTTCCGGTGAAGAAAAACCCCGGCTCAAAACACTGACCCGAGATCTCGGTTTGTCACCGCGGGTTCGAATGCTGGGGACACTGCCCCACCGGGACGTGATCGATCGGTACCGCCGGGCTCATTGTTTTGCCCTGGCCTGCAAGGTTGCCGAAAACGGGGACCGGGACGGAATCCCCAACGTCCTGATCGAAGCCATGGCAGTGGGGCTGCCGGTGGTTGCAACCGCCGTCTCGGCCATTCCCGAGTTGGTTGAAAACGGGAAAACCGGAACGCTGGTGGAGTCGGGCAATCCGGCGGCCATGGCCCGGGCATTGCGGCGGGTGCTGGAGAACCCGGAACAGCGGATGCCCAGTGTGACGGCGGCCAGGAAACGCGTCGAAGAAGACTTCGACAACCGCCGCTGCATCCTGAAACTGCATGCGCTCTTCAAGCGGGTCCTGGACGCTCCGTGA
- a CDS encoding glycosyltransferase family 4 protein produces MKIALYCPNKPLTHPNPSGDLIIARGLHNALNRFGHQCEEVLQFRSRWFWKSPEGWCRAAAALTRGFLNAYRLAPRVWLTYHSYYKSPDVVGPWVSRALGIPYVLFQPMYGTRRRKDPRTRGGFYLNRIALKQACHSFVNNLDDLEAMRRIVPGGNITYLPPGIFPKQFARDENLGFEMRRALHIGSDVPVIMTAARFRADVKYESLVYLLHALAKLRLRRPRFRLLVAGDGPMESRLKELARELLPGQALFVGKVPREKMFEYYSASDVFAFPGIGESLGMVFLEAQACRLPVVALDTGGVPQVVRSGETGRLVPRDDGEAMAAALDDLLGDREARLTMGRNGERFIQEERNLERNTLRLSAALEAIAR; encoded by the coding sequence GTGAAGATAGCTCTCTATTGTCCGAACAAACCGCTGACGCATCCCAACCCCTCCGGAGACCTGATCATCGCCCGGGGGCTGCACAACGCGCTCAACCGGTTCGGGCACCAATGCGAGGAAGTGCTGCAGTTCCGGTCTCGATGGTTCTGGAAATCGCCCGAAGGATGGTGCCGCGCCGCCGCCGCGCTGACGCGCGGCTTTCTGAACGCTTACCGCCTGGCCCCCCGCGTGTGGCTGACGTACCATTCGTACTATAAGTCCCCGGACGTCGTCGGCCCCTGGGTCAGCCGCGCGCTCGGCATCCCTTACGTTCTCTTCCAGCCCATGTACGGGACCCGAAGACGAAAAGACCCGCGCACGCGGGGCGGGTTCTACTTGAATCGCATCGCCTTGAAACAGGCATGCCACTCGTTCGTGAACAACCTCGACGACCTCGAAGCGATGCGCAGAATCGTTCCCGGCGGGAACATCACCTATCTGCCGCCGGGTATTTTCCCCAAGCAGTTCGCAAGGGACGAGAACCTCGGTTTCGAGATGAGGCGCGCTCTGCACATCGGCTCCGATGTCCCGGTGATCATGACGGCTGCAAGGTTCAGGGCCGACGTCAAGTACGAAAGCCTGGTCTACCTGCTTCACGCTCTCGCGAAACTTCGGCTGCGCCGGCCGCGCTTTCGCCTGCTCGTGGCCGGGGACGGTCCCATGGAAAGCCGTTTGAAGGAACTGGCCCGGGAATTGCTGCCGGGGCAGGCGTTGTTCGTGGGAAAAGTTCCGAGAGAAAAGATGTTCGAGTACTATTCAGCCTCTGACGTGTTCGCCTTTCCGGGGATCGGCGAATCCCTGGGAATGGTTTTCCTGGAGGCCCAGGCGTGTCGTCTTCCCGTCGTTGCCCTCGATACCGGCGGCGTGCCGCAGGTGGTGCGCTCGGGGGAAACCGGCCGGCTCGTTCCTAGGGACGATGGGGAAGCCATGGCCGCGGCCCTGGACGATCTGCTGGGTGACCGGGAGGCGAGGTTGACGATGGGCCGCAACGGTGAACGATTCATCCAAGAGGAAAGAAACCTCGAAAGGAACACCCTGCGCCTGTCCGCGGCGCTCGAAGCGATTGCGCGCTGA
- a CDS encoding metallophosphoesterase family protein, whose protein sequence is MRTKWCFPRFEAWAALVLVLVFLSGAAAAQSRTFAVIADSRSEHSRLRNVLEEVRDMKNGAIADIAGIGIVIALGDIDPVSQTRTLYREVFQADAPPLLPVRGNHEKPADVRVILEDMLPALTPSVKLHVPGTVNYVFDWNDARFIVLDQYSEFARNPHGSAVLEWLENAIVTAPDARHVFVCRHEPYIPDDPRNDPFWSVLLRHNEKVRAFFAGHTHVYNRRRIPDEPGGIPYVNVGNAGQRSHNDLKQTIVAVTIGEDRVSFRAVQTPTGTKAFRTTDRFQVTIPRRPEYGRQSPAEQPREYPAID, encoded by the coding sequence ATGCGAACGAAGTGGTGTTTCCCAAGGTTTGAGGCGTGGGCCGCGCTGGTGCTGGTCCTGGTCTTCCTTTCCGGCGCCGCGGCGGCGCAGTCCCGGACCTTTGCCGTCATCGCCGACAGCCGCTCCGAACACTCCCGCCTGCGCAACGTGCTCGAGGAAGTCCGCGACATGAAAAACGGCGCAATTGCGGACATCGCCGGGATCGGAATCGTCATCGCCCTTGGCGACATCGATCCGGTCTCGCAAACCCGCACGCTTTACAGGGAGGTTTTCCAGGCCGATGCCCCTCCACTGCTCCCGGTGCGGGGCAACCACGAGAAACCCGCGGATGTCCGGGTCATTCTCGAAGACATGCTCCCGGCGCTGACGCCGTCCGTCAAGCTCCACGTTCCCGGAACCGTCAACTATGTCTTCGACTGGAACGACGCCCGGTTCATCGTGCTCGACCAGTATTCGGAATTCGCCCGCAATCCGCACGGTTCCGCCGTGCTGGAATGGCTGGAGAACGCCATCGTCACGGCTCCGGACGCCCGGCATGTCTTCGTCTGCCGTCACGAGCCCTACATTCCGGACGATCCCCGCAACGATCCCTTCTGGAGCGTGCTCCTCAGGCACAACGAGAAGGTGCGGGCATTTTTCGCGGGGCACACCCACGTCTACAATCGCCGCAGGATTCCGGATGAGCCGGGCGGCATTCCGTACGTCAACGTTGGAAACGCCGGCCAGAGAAGCCACAACGACCTGAAGCAAACCATCGTGGCCGTCACGATCGGGGAAGACCGGGTTTCCTTCAGAGCGGTTCAAACCCCGACGGGCACGAAGGCGTTCCGGACGACGGACCGGTTTCAGGTGACGATCCCTCGGCGCCCGGAATATGGCCGGCAGTCACCCGCGGAGCAGCCGCGGGAGTACCCCGCCATCGACTGA
- a CDS encoding potassium channel family protein, giving the protein MSDSTSGRSMAAEFSLAKEFLERLVAPALMILCAFLFGTIGFYVIGDGRWSFFECAYMTSITLTTVGYGEVLDQISSGGRVFAMILMWSGMGVTLYAVSAITGFVVEKNLARLLKERKMERRIAALKGHILVCGAGKTGFNVLRELHSTNRSCVVIEELPDRIAFVRKHFEDVYCLQGNATEEEALHKAGIDRASGIICALNNDSDNLLITVQARYINPGIKIVARCEENNLADKFYRAGANYVVNPSFIGGMRMASEMVRPNVVSFLDRMLRGREQAFRVEEVVVGESCALIGSSLSASDIFRKTGLAPISIRRPDAEEFIYNPSQGEIIQAGMVIIVIGEPAQVSKLRQLCSD; this is encoded by the coding sequence ATGAGCGATTCCACATCCGGCCGAAGCATGGCGGCTGAATTTTCTCTTGCCAAGGAATTCCTCGAGCGCCTGGTGGCGCCCGCGCTGATGATCCTGTGCGCCTTTCTGTTCGGGACGATAGGTTTTTACGTCATCGGGGACGGACGCTGGAGTTTCTTCGAGTGCGCGTACATGACGAGCATCACTCTCACCACCGTGGGGTACGGCGAGGTCCTCGACCAGATCAGCTCGGGCGGGAGAGTCTTTGCGATGATTCTGATGTGGTCGGGAATGGGAGTCACACTGTACGCCGTATCGGCCATCACCGGCTTCGTGGTGGAAAAAAACCTCGCGCGTTTGCTGAAGGAGCGGAAGATGGAGAGGCGCATTGCCGCGCTGAAAGGTCACATCCTTGTTTGCGGAGCGGGCAAAACCGGTTTCAACGTGCTTCGAGAGCTGCATTCCACGAACCGATCGTGCGTGGTGATCGAGGAGCTTCCCGACCGGATCGCGTTCGTCCGCAAGCATTTCGAGGACGTGTACTGCCTGCAGGGCAACGCAACCGAGGAGGAGGCGCTGCACAAGGCGGGAATCGATCGGGCATCCGGCATCATCTGCGCTCTCAACAACGACAGCGACAACCTGCTGATCACCGTCCAGGCACGCTACATCAATCCAGGCATCAAGATCGTGGCGCGCTGCGAGGAGAACAACCTTGCCGACAAGTTCTACCGGGCGGGGGCCAATTACGTTGTGAATCCGTCCTTTATCGGCGGCATGAGGATGGCCAGCGAAATGGTTCGTCCCAACGTGGTCTCCTTCCTGGATCGTATGCTTCGCGGCCGGGAACAGGCTTTCCGGGTGGAGGAGGTCGTGGTTGGCGAGTCGTGCGCCCTGATCGGCTCATCCCTCTCGGCCTCGGATATTTTCCGCAAGACCGGGCTGGCGCCGATCTCCATCAGACGACCGGATGCCGAGGAATTCATTTACAACCCCTCCCAGGGGGAAATAATCCAGGCGGGGATGGTGATCATCGTCATCGGAGAGCCCGCCCAGGTGTCGAAACTGAGGCAGCTTTGTTCGGATTAG